One window of Microcoleus vaginatus PCC 9802 genomic DNA carries:
- a CDS encoding circadian clock protein KaiB: MKVDRPILPEFFKGIALFTPGGDLIYCIDPHKQTRWHLQLCVALQELLGLSEPPHFLIPCYTATVDSWLDPGDRQVRVAAEAYPPVLRHQTLLNAIFGTGDLVWHPQSEEMCEPMAMATYHQQFPELWENHDLVVQYASPEARSDSSSSTVPPLAFPQSQQTRLPKPTALTPPPHTQGYVLRLFVSGSNPSTERTLETLHQFLEQCLDRPYTLKVIDVLKHPDQAEADQISATPTLIKIWPKPVRRIVGELNDDEKIVRLLSYSEF, translated from the coding sequence TTGAAAGTCGATCGCCCTATTTTGCCAGAATTTTTCAAAGGCATTGCGCTGTTTACACCAGGGGGAGACTTAATCTATTGCATAGACCCCCACAAGCAAACTCGGTGGCATTTGCAGTTGTGCGTAGCTCTACAGGAGCTCCTCGGTTTGTCGGAACCCCCGCATTTTCTGATACCTTGCTACACGGCAACCGTTGACTCCTGGCTCGATCCAGGCGATCGGCAGGTGCGGGTTGCTGCCGAGGCTTACCCCCCCGTGCTGCGACATCAAACGCTGCTGAACGCCATTTTTGGGACTGGCGACTTAGTGTGGCATCCCCAGAGTGAAGAAATGTGCGAACCGATGGCGATGGCTACTTATCACCAACAATTCCCCGAACTTTGGGAAAATCACGACTTAGTTGTACAGTATGCCAGCCCCGAAGCTCGATCGGACTCGAGCAGTTCGACAGTACCTCCCTTGGCCTTTCCGCAATCGCAGCAGACTCGGCTGCCCAAACCAACAGCACTCACCCCACCGCCACACACTCAAGGGTACGTTTTGCGTCTGTTTGTTTCTGGCAGCAACCCCAGCACTGAACGCACCCTGGAAACATTACACCAGTTCTTAGAGCAATGCCTCGATCGTCCCTACACTTTAAAAGTAATTGATGTTTTGAAACATCCAGACCAAGCTGAGGCAGATCAGATTTCAGCAACTCCTACTTTGATTAAAATCTGGCCGAAACCCGTGCGACGAATTGTCGGCGAATTGAACGATGATGAAAAAATAGTGCGACTGCTGAGCTATTCGGAATTTTAG
- a CDS encoding amidase, translating into MNSVDRAFTPALELAESIRTLEVSPLEIVNLYLERIERLNPELGSYFTVTAERAIALAKSQTEKLAGLNKPQELPPFFGVPIAIKDLTPVTGVPCTYGTQALLGNISAYDESVVWRIKAAGFNILGKTATSQIGSLPYTEPEGFPPARNPWNLDYTPGGSSGGSAAAVAAGLCAIAQGSDGGGSIRGPASCCGLVGIKPSRGRVSWAPVGDYLSGISANGPLARTVADAAALLDVMSGYTTGDPYWLPDSNPTFLEACTQELGKLRIAFSTSISPVGEASAICQQAVLETVKLLTDLGHDVEPGCPDFTGLIEPFTAIWQSGVAASGIPGPALEPMNRWLLERTISAGEYLRAVNQMQVISRRIVGFFEKFDVLVLPTYMHSPIRVGEWADLSFEETLQRIINWIAPCPPFNASGLPAIALPAILDNNGLPVGIQIIGRPAAEATLIALAAQMEAAKPFPVLDFK; encoded by the coding sequence ATGAATTCTGTCGATCGGGCTTTTACTCCAGCTCTGGAGTTGGCGGAGTCGATCCGCACCCTGGAAGTGTCGCCTTTAGAAATTGTTAATCTCTACTTGGAACGGATTGAGCGATTAAACCCTGAGCTTGGCAGTTATTTTACAGTAACGGCCGAGCGGGCGATCGCCCTAGCTAAATCTCAAACCGAAAAACTAGCTGGATTAAACAAGCCACAGGAATTGCCACCTTTTTTCGGAGTGCCGATCGCCATTAAAGACTTGACACCAGTTACGGGCGTTCCCTGTACATACGGCACTCAGGCTTTGCTGGGTAACATCTCTGCCTACGACGAGTCAGTAGTATGGCGGATCAAAGCAGCAGGATTTAACATTCTGGGCAAAACAGCCACCTCTCAAATTGGCTCATTACCTTACACCGAACCCGAAGGTTTCCCGCCCGCGCGCAATCCCTGGAATTTAGACTATACGCCCGGAGGTTCCAGCGGAGGCTCAGCGGCGGCTGTAGCAGCCGGTTTGTGTGCGATCGCCCAAGGTTCAGACGGCGGCGGTTCGATCCGAGGCCCAGCTTCCTGCTGCGGTTTAGTGGGCATTAAACCATCGCGGGGGCGAGTTTCCTGGGCACCTGTCGGAGATTACCTCAGTGGCATTTCTGCCAACGGCCCCCTGGCGCGAACTGTAGCTGACGCCGCCGCACTTTTGGATGTAATGTCAGGCTACACAACAGGCGATCCGTACTGGCTACCAGATTCAAATCCGACGTTTTTAGAAGCTTGCACTCAAGAGTTAGGCAAGCTACGAATTGCTTTTTCTACCAGTATTTCCCCTGTGGGCGAGGCTTCCGCTATCTGTCAGCAAGCGGTACTCGAAACAGTAAAATTATTGACAGATTTGGGTCACGATGTCGAACCGGGATGCCCAGATTTTACAGGTTTAATCGAACCGTTTACCGCAATTTGGCAGTCTGGGGTCGCTGCAAGTGGCATTCCAGGCCCTGCTTTGGAACCGATGAATCGCTGGCTGTTAGAAAGAACTATTTCCGCTGGGGAATATTTGCGGGCGGTGAATCAAATGCAGGTGATTTCACGGCGGATTGTGGGATTCTTTGAAAAATTTGATGTGTTAGTTTTGCCGACTTATATGCACTCCCCCATCCGGGTTGGGGAGTGGGCGGATTTGAGTTTTGAAGAAACTTTGCAGCGGATCATTAATTGGATTGCTCCTTGTCCGCCATTTAATGCTAGCGGTTTGCCTGCGATCGCACTTCCTGCCATTTTAGATAACAACGGTTTGCCCGTGGGAATTCAAATTATCGGGCGGCCGGCGGCGGAAGCAACTTTAATTGCTTTAGCAGCGCAGATGGAAGCAGCGAAACCTTTCCCGGTTTTAGATTTTAAATAG
- a CDS encoding methyltransferase domain-containing protein yields MTYLETAAKFYSDVAETPQIGLCCVQSSPLQLPGLKIPEQMQEMNYGCGTTVHAAELVGNPFVLYVGVGGGLEALQFAYFSRHKGAVIAVDPVPAMRDAAARNLQIAAQENDWFDPSFVEIREGDAFALPVPDASVDVVAQNCLFNIFEPADLAKALKETYRVLKPGGRLLMSDPIATRPIPQHLKEDQRLRALCLSGALTYEEYVQHLVDVGFGQVEVRARRPYRLLDKHNYQLEADLLLESLDSVSFKVPVPDDGACIFTGKTAIYAGSEELFDDGAGHVLQRGVPAAVCDKTAGNLGGLMPDKVLITDSTWHYNGGGCC; encoded by the coding sequence ATGACCTACCTCGAAACAGCAGCCAAATTCTACAGTGATGTTGCCGAAACACCCCAAATCGGACTTTGCTGCGTCCAAAGCAGTCCATTGCAATTGCCAGGATTAAAAATTCCCGAACAAATGCAAGAAATGAATTACGGCTGCGGCACAACCGTTCACGCCGCCGAACTTGTCGGCAATCCCTTCGTGCTTTATGTCGGCGTCGGCGGCGGCTTGGAAGCACTACAATTTGCATATTTTTCTAGACACAAAGGAGCGGTTATTGCCGTCGATCCGGTTCCAGCAATGCGAGATGCGGCTGCACGAAACTTGCAAATTGCGGCCCAAGAAAATGATTGGTTTGATCCGAGTTTTGTAGAAATTCGTGAAGGCGATGCTTTTGCGTTGCCAGTGCCGGATGCTTCTGTAGATGTTGTCGCTCAAAACTGCTTGTTTAATATCTTTGAACCAGCAGATTTAGCTAAAGCATTAAAAGAGACTTATCGGGTGTTAAAACCGGGTGGCAGATTGTTGATGAGCGATCCGATCGCAACTCGGCCAATTCCGCAGCATTTGAAAGAAGACCAACGCTTGCGCGCCCTGTGTTTGTCGGGTGCTCTGACATACGAAGAATACGTTCAACACCTTGTAGATGTAGGTTTTGGGCAAGTCGAAGTTCGGGCGCGCCGTCCTTACCGACTGCTGGACAAACACAATTATCAGTTAGAGGCGGATTTGCTGTTAGAAAGCCTGGATTCGGTGTCTTTCAAAGTGCCTGTACCGGATGATGGAGCTTGCATTTTTACTGGCAAGACTGCGATTTATGCGGGGTCTGAAGAGCTGTTTGATGACGGGGCGGGTCACGTTTTGCAGCGGGGCGTGCCGGCGGCGGTGTGCGATAAAACTGCTGGGAATTTGGGCGGATTAATGCCGGATAAGGTGTTAATTACGGATTCTACTTGGCATTATAACGGCGGCGGTTGCTGTTAG
- a CDS encoding DUF2726 domain-containing protein — protein MSVKAKRLVNPYEQRMLEFLDTCVDNNYKIHTQVSLSQICEQVSNLDWELKKFLFSPSAVDALITDLNYNPCLVVEFQSQYHDSPEAKERDRKKATLLDFAKVPLIYSRVKNCGLLYLSSQDEEVVYNLYTGQNRENAQALIRQYCRESVAPQVQLIAW, from the coding sequence ATGTCTGTCAAAGCCAAAAGACTGGTCAACCCTTACGAACAAAGAATGCTTGAGTTTCTTGACACCTGCGTAGACAACAACTATAAAATCCATACACAGGTTAGCTTGTCCCAAATTTGCGAACAAGTCAGCAACCTTGACTGGGAACTCAAAAAGTTTTTATTTAGCCCCAGTGCTGTGGATGCTCTAATAACAGACTTAAACTACAATCCTTGCCTAGTAGTAGAGTTTCAGTCTCAGTACCACGATAGCCCAGAAGCGAAAGAGCGCGATCGCAAAAAAGCTACTTTACTTGACTTTGCCAAAGTTCCCTTAATTTACTCGCGGGTGAAAAATTGTGGTTTGTTATATCTATCCTCTCAAGATGAGGAAGTAGTTTACAATTTATACACGGGACAAAACAGGGAAAATGCCCAAGCGCTAATCAGGCAGTATTGCAGGGAATCAGTCGCGCCTCAAGTTCAGCTTATAGCTTGGTAA
- a CDS encoding type IV pilus twitching motility protein PilT → MTQQHPPAPRPPVPGAPPLPGIPRPPAPGMPPRAAGMPPAPPPAPAPAPAPPPQSFATPKGPSFSSGGSPTLKELVLRAKDEGVSDLHLGVNEVPRFRTRGEIADIGYPPTDLDTFFGWLRECMSDEEIEIFQKTLDFDGAFDFGFVRIRISCMDSLAGPAMVLRLIPSKIMTLEELKLPEVFKKICGYHKGLILVTGPTGSGKSTTLAAMIDYINKNKAYNIITIEDPVEFVHESKKSLIKHREVGRHTLKFMNALKGALRQDPDMMLVGEIRDRETVEIALKASQTGHLVAGTLHTNSAIKTLNRILDMFGPEEQEAIRVSISESLVAIIAQLLCKTTDGKRAAFHDVLINTDVVKEYILKGQNEEINQIMIKDTYEGMTTMNKSLYGLYQEGRITEELCVENSPYPNEMAQMLRGRV, encoded by the coding sequence ATGACACAGCAGCATCCGCCAGCTCCTCGCCCGCCCGTACCCGGAGCTCCCCCACTGCCAGGAATACCCCGCCCTCCAGCTCCAGGGATGCCCCCCAGAGCAGCAGGAATGCCGCCAGCACCGCCGCCCGCACCAGCACCAGCACCAGCACCGCCGCCCCAATCCTTCGCCACACCTAAAGGCCCGAGCTTTAGCAGCGGCGGATCTCCGACTTTGAAAGAGCTAGTCCTCCGAGCCAAAGATGAAGGAGTATCCGACCTTCACCTCGGAGTAAACGAAGTTCCCCGCTTCCGCACGCGGGGCGAGATTGCCGACATCGGCTATCCACCAACAGATTTAGATACGTTTTTTGGCTGGTTGCGCGAGTGCATGAGCGATGAAGAAATTGAAATTTTCCAAAAAACCCTAGACTTTGACGGCGCTTTCGACTTCGGGTTCGTGCGGATTCGGATCAGTTGCATGGACTCCTTGGCCGGCCCGGCGATGGTGCTGCGGCTAATTCCTTCCAAAATAATGACACTGGAGGAATTGAAACTGCCGGAGGTCTTTAAGAAAATATGTGGCTATCACAAAGGGCTGATTTTGGTAACAGGCCCGACAGGTTCGGGTAAGTCTACCACCTTGGCCGCGATGATCGACTACATCAATAAGAATAAAGCGTACAACATCATCACGATCGAAGACCCGGTAGAATTCGTACACGAAAGCAAAAAATCCTTGATCAAGCACCGGGAAGTCGGCAGGCACACGCTCAAGTTTATGAACGCTCTCAAAGGCGCTCTGCGACAAGACCCGGACATGATGCTAGTAGGAGAAATTCGGGACAGAGAGACGGTCGAAATCGCCCTCAAAGCCTCTCAGACCGGTCACTTAGTTGCAGGAACGCTGCACACCAACAGTGCGATTAAAACTCTGAACCGGATTCTGGATATGTTCGGGCCCGAAGAACAGGAGGCCATACGGGTTTCAATTTCCGAATCCCTAGTGGCAATTATTGCTCAACTGCTGTGCAAAACGACAGACGGGAAGCGGGCTGCTTTCCACGACGTTTTGATCAATACCGACGTGGTTAAGGAATACATTCTGAAGGGCCAGAATGAGGAAATTAATCAAATCATGATCAAAGATACTTATGAAGGCATGACGACGATGAATAAGTCGCTCTACGGCCTTTATCAAGAAGGTCGGATTACTGAAGAACTTTGTGTAGAGAACTCGCCGTACCCGAACGAAATGGCTCAGATGCTTCGAGGTCGAGTCTAA
- a CDS encoding alpha/beta hydrolase, translating to MSIRPNFRWFSSVASVLGSISINPFSDTTSPVKAAETVVVRKGILESSISVADLRELAETGKVPARLQAYANLLSDEQRSKIFRALQAKIPLNVVGLSNLLNTGIGTAILTDLTTVIPRRDGGGVEALRSALLQGANAPEGLSVLSFIESYPSSRVVVDLDRAFAVLGNMNASFWQTQRFMAAIAPQLAPIKPAFNLPFDPTQPGPNSVQVRALDLNDSARNRPIPVDVYWSEAATADKPTIVFSHGLGSVRTDLRYLAEHLASHGYVVAALEHPGSNETNTNAAIAGKCPLLAPQEFLDRPKDISFVLDELTKLNETDDNLQGKIAIDRAVIIGYSFGGATALSLAGAELQLSGLKQRCQGDLIGFSLGEGIQCAAAGLPEERYQLRDARIKRAIAMNPITSLLFGETGLSAIQIPTLIVASSADKTTPALAEQIAGFPKIPSPKWLVGFVGGTHLSVKDPSKTLDQVRRPSTGITGDEVVGDQAVSIRNYIKAVSLATAAQLTAEADKYAVFLTPEYAQFASTSAIPVRLVTEISPEINAVVQTFIQGNK from the coding sequence ATGAGCATCAGACCAAATTTCAGATGGTTTTCTTCAGTGGCGAGTGTTTTGGGTTCGATTTCGATTAATCCTTTCAGTGACACGACATCTCCTGTAAAAGCTGCAGAAACGGTTGTTGTCCGCAAAGGTATTTTAGAATCGTCAATATCGGTTGCGGATTTGCGTGAACTCGCAGAAACAGGAAAAGTCCCCGCCAGACTGCAAGCTTATGCCAATCTCCTGTCTGACGAACAGCGCAGTAAAATCTTTCGGGCGCTGCAAGCGAAAATTCCCCTAAATGTAGTCGGCTTGAGCAACTTGCTAAATACGGGCATCGGCACTGCCATCCTGACGGATTTGACTACAGTGATACCCAGGCGCGACGGTGGGGGTGTGGAAGCCCTGCGATCGGCTCTGCTGCAGGGAGCAAACGCGCCGGAAGGCTTATCGGTATTGAGTTTCATTGAATCTTATCCGAGCTCGCGGGTCGTGGTGGACCTCGATCGAGCTTTCGCAGTTTTGGGAAATATGAACGCAAGTTTTTGGCAAACTCAGCGCTTTATGGCGGCGATCGCACCTCAGTTAGCACCGATTAAACCCGCGTTTAACCTACCTTTCGATCCAACCCAGCCAGGCCCTAATTCCGTGCAGGTACGGGCGCTAGATTTGAACGATAGCGCCCGCAATCGACCTATTCCGGTTGATGTGTACTGGTCGGAAGCTGCGACAGCCGACAAACCGACGATCGTCTTTTCTCACGGGTTGGGTTCCGTCCGCACGGATTTGCGCTACTTAGCCGAGCATTTGGCGTCTCACGGCTATGTAGTAGCAGCTTTAGAACATCCGGGCAGCAACGAGACGAATACCAATGCTGCGATCGCGGGTAAGTGTCCCTTGCTAGCTCCTCAAGAGTTTTTAGATCGTCCCAAAGACATCAGTTTTGTACTCGACGAACTGACAAAATTGAACGAAACTGATGATAATTTGCAGGGGAAAATCGCGATCGACCGAGCCGTAATAATTGGCTATTCCTTTGGCGGCGCTACAGCCTTGTCCTTGGCCGGCGCCGAACTGCAATTGAGCGGACTCAAACAGCGGTGTCAGGGAGATTTGATTGGGTTCAGCTTGGGCGAAGGCATTCAGTGCGCGGCGGCCGGATTGCCCGAAGAACGGTATCAATTGCGGGATGCGAGGATTAAAAGGGCGATCGCCATGAATCCGATCACATCATTACTATTTGGAGAAACTGGTTTAAGTGCAATTCAAATTCCTACCTTAATAGTAGCATCTTCCGCCGACAAAACAACTCCCGCCTTAGCCGAACAAATTGCCGGCTTTCCCAAAATTCCATCTCCTAAATGGCTAGTCGGTTTTGTAGGAGGAACGCACTTAAGCGTCAAAGATCCCAGTAAAACTTTAGACCAAGTTCGCAGGCCAAGCACAGGAATTACCGGCGATGAAGTTGTCGGCGACCAAGCTGTTAGCATACGCAATTATATTAAAGCTGTAAGTTTGGCTACCGCCGCTCAACTGACTGCTGAAGCTGACAAATATGCAGTCTTTCTAACACCAGAATACGCGCAATTTGCTTCCACATCTGCAATCCCGGTGCGGCTGGTCACAGAAATTTCCCCGGAAATTAATGCAGTCGTGCAAACTTTCATTCAAGGGAATAAGTAG
- a CDS encoding cation:proton antiporter, producing the protein MLTSGPITAPVPIFLVLLAIMLLAPLLFERLRLPGIVGLIIAGVIVGPNGLNLLQRDATIVLLGTVGLLFLMFLAGLETSLDDLKLNADKAVIFGLATFSLPMILGTGAMLLLGYSWLASILIASCFATHTLLALPILTKLGLMRTQTITTTLGGTLITNVLGLLVLAIVVKAFKGNLTLEFWLFLIPSLAIYTFGTLWGVPKIGRWFFKKFRYDENAEFIFVLATLFLVSYAAELIEIEAIIGAFLSGIAITQIIPKMSPLMNRIEFIGNTLFVPFFLISVGMLIDPLILVKQPQSLLVAVVMILAEAVSKFLAAWIPGKLFRFEFPSIMVMFGLSGAQAASTLAAITVAFDIKLVDRVTVNGIIAMILVTCVASPWIVSRWGQEMQQPGLSLPTATSGKHSWGERVLVPVANPNTEDNLLRLALILAKRYQGTLLPLHILSDRGEAISPADKMQQTQLLTAAETVAHAAACAVEPIARIDDAIDRGILRSATEREASLIVCGWKGFSTTRDNFFGSIIDNVVRRSPVPVLIARFPNPLQNTARVILAVTDSELTRFGFQETVDIAKSLAQELKATLQVVLVATQGEKSNKSASEVEILSEIPVNRVRGNFIKLVSQQLLEDDLLILTTISQQQKLWEQPGTLKEPEAIARAHQNISMLVVYFPVS; encoded by the coding sequence ATGTTAACTTCCGGCCCGATTACCGCTCCCGTTCCCATTTTTCTAGTTCTTTTAGCAATCATGCTACTGGCGCCGCTGTTATTTGAGCGCTTGCGACTGCCGGGAATAGTCGGTTTAATTATTGCTGGCGTAATTGTCGGGCCCAACGGTCTCAATTTGCTGCAACGGGACGCTACTATTGTTTTGTTAGGTACAGTAGGGTTGCTGTTTTTGATGTTTTTAGCGGGACTGGAAACTAGCCTCGACGACCTCAAACTCAATGCGGACAAAGCTGTCATATTTGGACTGGCTACTTTTTCGTTGCCGATGATATTGGGGACGGGAGCGATGCTGCTGTTGGGATATAGCTGGCTGGCTTCAATTTTAATTGCTTCTTGTTTCGCTACGCACACACTTTTAGCGCTGCCAATTCTCACAAAATTGGGATTGATGCGAACTCAGACTATTACTACGACTTTGGGGGGGACTTTAATTACAAATGTGTTGGGACTGTTGGTGCTGGCAATTGTTGTCAAAGCTTTCAAAGGAAATCTCACTCTAGAGTTTTGGCTGTTTCTAATTCCATCTCTTGCTATCTACACTTTTGGTACTTTGTGGGGAGTTCCTAAAATCGGTCGCTGGTTTTTTAAGAAATTCAGATACGACGAAAATGCCGAATTTATATTTGTATTAGCCACCCTGTTTTTAGTTTCTTACGCAGCCGAACTAATTGAGATTGAGGCAATTATTGGTGCTTTTTTATCGGGAATTGCCATTACTCAAATTATTCCCAAAATGAGTCCGCTGATGAATCGGATTGAGTTTATTGGCAATACGCTGTTTGTGCCGTTTTTTCTGATTTCTGTGGGGATGTTAATTGACCCGCTAATTTTGGTTAAGCAGCCGCAGTCTTTGTTGGTGGCGGTGGTGATGATTTTAGCAGAGGCGGTGAGCAAGTTTTTGGCAGCTTGGATACCGGGGAAATTATTTCGTTTTGAGTTTCCAAGCATTATGGTAATGTTCGGCCTTTCTGGTGCTCAAGCTGCTTCTACTTTGGCTGCGATTACAGTTGCTTTTGACATTAAATTGGTCGATCGCGTAACGGTGAACGGCATCATTGCCATGATTTTAGTAACTTGTGTCGCTTCTCCTTGGATTGTATCTCGGTGGGGTCAAGAAATGCAGCAGCCGGGGTTGAGTTTGCCGACTGCTACTTCCGGAAAGCATTCATGGGGAGAGCGAGTTTTAGTGCCTGTTGCTAATCCGAATACGGAAGATAATTTGCTGCGTTTGGCTTTGATCTTAGCAAAAAGATATCAGGGAACTTTGCTGCCGCTGCATATTTTGTCCGATCGCGGGGAAGCAATTTCGCCCGCAGATAAAATGCAGCAAACTCAACTTTTGACGGCTGCGGAAACTGTGGCCCATGCGGCTGCTTGTGCGGTTGAACCGATCGCGAGGATAGATGATGCGATCGATCGCGGAATTCTGCGGAGTGCAACCGAACGCGAGGCTAGTTTAATTGTTTGCGGTTGGAAGGGATTTTCCACTACTCGCGACAATTTTTTTGGCAGCATCATTGACAATGTGGTAAGACGATCGCCCGTACCCGTACTGATTGCTCGATTTCCCAATCCTCTCCAGAATACAGCCAGAGTTATTTTGGCGGTAACTGACAGCGAGTTGACTCGGTTTGGATTTCAGGAAACGGTGGATATTGCTAAGAGTTTGGCCCAGGAACTCAAGGCGACTTTGCAAGTGGTGTTGGTGGCTACACAAGGGGAAAAAAGCAACAAAAGTGCGTCGGAGGTGGAAATTCTTTCTGAGATACCAGTAAATCGGGTGCGGGGAAATTTTATCAAGCTAGTTTCGCAGCAGTTGTTAGAAGACGATTTGCTGATTTTAACAACAATTTCTCAGCAACAGAAATTGTGGGAACAACCGGGAACTCTCAAAGAACCGGAAGCGATCGCCCGGGCTCACCAAAATATTTCGATGCTTGTTGTTTATTTTCCTGTATCTTGA
- a CDS encoding ketol-acid reductoisomerase, which translates to MRVLQSITQFASQETRIMARMYYDTDANLDLLANKTIAIIGYGSQGHAHALNLKDSGMNVVVGLYPGSKSAAKATDAGLTVHPVDKAAAAADFIMILLPDEVQKTIYTEQIEPNLSEGNVLAFAHGFNIHFGQVVPPANVDVVMVAPKGPGHLVRRTYEQGEGVPSLFAVYQDASGQARDRAMAYAKGIGGTRAGILETTFREETETDLFGEQVVLCGGLSALIKAGFETLVNAGYQPELAYFECLHEVKLIVDLVVEGGLAKMRDSISNTAEYGDLTRGPRIVTDQTRAEMRKILSEIQSGQFAREFVLENQAGKPGFTSMRRQEAEHPIEEVGKDLRAMFSWLKKQA; encoded by the coding sequence ATGAGAGTTTTGCAGTCAATCACCCAATTTGCATCTCAGGAGACAAGGATTATGGCCCGTATGTATTACGACACCGACGCGAACCTAGACCTCTTAGCCAACAAAACGATTGCTATCATCGGCTACGGTTCCCAAGGACACGCCCACGCCCTCAACCTCAAAGACAGCGGCATGAATGTCGTTGTCGGTTTGTATCCCGGTAGCAAATCTGCCGCCAAAGCAACCGATGCGGGTTTAACAGTTCACCCGGTAGACAAAGCAGCCGCCGCCGCTGACTTCATCATGATTTTATTGCCCGATGAAGTTCAAAAAACTATTTACACAGAACAAATTGAACCGAACCTTTCAGAAGGAAATGTTTTAGCATTTGCTCACGGTTTTAACATTCATTTCGGCCAAGTTGTTCCCCCTGCCAATGTAGACGTAGTAATGGTTGCCCCCAAAGGCCCCGGACACTTGGTGCGCCGGACTTACGAACAAGGGGAAGGCGTTCCGAGTTTGTTTGCAGTATATCAAGATGCTTCCGGTCAAGCGCGCGATCGGGCAATGGCCTATGCTAAAGGTATCGGTGGCACCAGAGCCGGCATCCTGGAAACCACTTTCCGCGAAGAAACTGAAACCGATCTTTTTGGCGAACAAGTAGTTTTGTGCGGCGGTTTGAGCGCATTAATTAAAGCTGGATTTGAAACTTTAGTTAACGCCGGATACCAACCGGAATTAGCTTATTTTGAATGTTTGCACGAAGTTAAACTTATCGTTGACTTAGTAGTAGAAGGAGGCCTCGCCAAAATGCGCGACAGCATCTCCAATACCGCAGAATACGGCGATTTAACTCGCGGCCCCCGCATCGTCACGGATCAAACCCGCGCCGAAATGCGCAAAATTCTCAGCGAAATTCAATCCGGCCAATTTGCCCGCGAATTCGTTCTGGAAAACCAAGCCGGCAAACCGGGCTTTACCTCCATGCGCCGTCAGGAAGCAGAACATCCTATTGAAGAAGTTGGTAAAGATTTGCGAGCTATGTTTAGCTGGTTGAAAAAGCAGGCTTAA